One genomic segment of Ignavibacteriota bacterium includes these proteins:
- a CDS encoding LemA family protein, with the protein MSAFLIFVIAIAVIAMYAVSIYNALVRLRNQVKNAWSQIDVQLKRRHDLIPNLIETVKGYMNHERATLENITKARSAAVDATSVADKSKAESELSGALQKFNLVVENYPDLKANQNFLALQEELTATENKISFSRQNYNDQVLFYNNKIEMFPSNIVAGMFKFIKEEFFEIEVAAEREVPKVQF; encoded by the coding sequence ATGAGTGCATTTTTAATTTTTGTAATAGCAATTGCTGTAATTGCAATGTATGCAGTTTCAATTTATAATGCATTAGTTCGCTTGCGAAATCAAGTAAAAAATGCTTGGTCGCAGATTGATGTGCAGTTAAAAAGAAGACATGATTTAATTCCTAATTTGATAGAAACTGTTAAAGGATATATGAATCATGAAAGAGCAACTTTAGAAAATATTACCAAAGCCAGAAGTGCCGCAGTTGACGCAACTTCAGTTGCAGATAAATCCAAAGCAGAATCTGAATTAAGCGGAGCTTTGCAGAAATTTAATTTAGTTGTTGAAAATTATCCCGATTTAAAAGCAAACCAGAATTTTCTTGCACTACAAGAAGAATTGACAGCAACGGAAAATAAAATTTCTTTTTCACGACAAAATTATAACGATCAAGTTTTATTCTATAATAATAAAATTGAAATGTTTCCATCTAATATTGTTGCCGGAATGTTCAAATTTATTAAAGAAGAATTTTTTGAAATTGAAGTTGCAGCAGAACGCGAAGTACCGAAAGTACAATTTTAA
- a CDS encoding T9SS type A sorting domain-containing protein, whose translation MPILHSEDNSSKLVQLPIDSSTDYLCYYGSWNDEKIIRAKDFNLVILEPSNITTEQITELKKGHDKIYGTSDDVVVIGYLSIGEDHTNSVIGDGRGPCYYDWGTQSLVYTNKGVASWYLDDADKNGEPDQNSNWGSYYVNAGDTLWWNYIKSNPSGADNTLVIKNCDGLFLDTVDSASPWSPWPYRWMVSGMSNLIEWLRNQYPEKYLIVNRGLFYFDPEIPSAYSHNIRPYIDGIMFESYFIEGDRAYWADKLNTEGSKPDGFKIIALDYFDSSESTKIQQQLNETAAYNWASYITRRELDQIRYDVFHKHTNDLNPPTWNSGIGLANAIAGNQKVELQWGIASDQTLPINYNVYYTKNSEFNFNNSVKISNVNTVFNQEQNYHSFSVENLENYQDYYFLLRAVDNIGNEDQNFKIIKATPPNLSTSSITIDGNFSDWNNISKLDTNSNPIENILDIDFPNADIEDLWATVDEENFYLSYKILGEWSNYFYHIFIDIDDNENTGYRYQDSSLTGAEYMIENETLWKYTGQGGSAWSWSAALGMIKKNNPNQLELSIPLNLIDPENVKNNIRILLQNNESVEPYSLLDISPNNFASEYFKFDLSGITKIEKQFSEIPKLIQLFQNYPNPFNSSTQITFSIPQNGNVELRLFNNLGELVKVIEKGFFAKGIYSKFLNSENLTSGVYFCKLDFENNSISKKIIHLK comes from the coding sequence ATGCCAATTTTGCATTCTGAAGATAATTCCTCAAAGTTAGTTCAACTGCCAATTGATAGTTCCACAGATTATTTATGTTATTACGGAAGCTGGAATGATGAAAAAATAATTCGTGCAAAGGATTTTAATTTGGTAATTCTTGAACCATCGAATATAACTACTGAACAGATTACCGAATTGAAAAAAGGTCACGATAAAATTTATGGAACAAGTGATGATGTTGTTGTAATAGGTTATTTATCAATCGGCGAAGATCATACAAATTCTGTTATTGGCGATGGACGAGGTCCTTGTTATTACGATTGGGGAACTCAATCTTTAGTTTATACAAATAAAGGTGTTGCTTCTTGGTATTTAGACGATGCCGACAAAAATGGTGAGCCGGATCAAAATTCCAATTGGGGAAGTTACTATGTTAATGCCGGAGATACTTTATGGTGGAATTATATTAAATCAAATCCTTCCGGGGCTGATAATACTTTAGTAATAAAAAATTGTGATGGACTTTTTCTTGATACGGTTGATTCAGCTTCTCCATGGTCGCCTTGGCCATATCGATGGATGGTTAGCGGAATGTCAAATTTAATTGAGTGGTTGAGAAATCAATATCCGGAAAAATATTTAATTGTAAACAGAGGTCTATTTTATTTCGATCCGGAAATTCCATCTGCATATTCACATAATATTCGTCCTTACATTGATGGAATTATGTTTGAATCATATTTTATTGAGGGAGATAGAGCATACTGGGCTGATAAATTAAACACGGAAGGTTCTAAACCGGATGGTTTTAAAATTATTGCTCTTGATTATTTTGATTCTTCTGAAAGTACTAAAATTCAACAACAATTAAATGAAACTGCTGCATACAATTGGGCAAGTTATATAACAAGAAGAGAATTAGATCAAATTAGATATGATGTTTTTCACAAACATACAAATGATTTAAATCCTCCGACTTGGAATTCCGGTATTGGTTTAGCTAATGCAATTGCTGGAAATCAAAAAGTTGAATTACAATGGGGAATTGCTTCTGATCAGACTTTACCAATAAATTATAATGTCTACTACACGAAAAATTCAGAATTTAATTTTAACAATTCAGTTAAAATAAGTAATGTAAACACAGTATTTAATCAAGAGCAAAATTATCATTCATTTTCTGTAGAAAATTTAGAAAACTATCAAGATTATTATTTTCTACTTAGAGCTGTTGATAATATTGGAAATGAAGATCAAAATTTTAAAATTATTAAGGCAACACCGCCAAATCTTTCAACATCATCAATTACTATTGATGGAAATTTCAGTGATTGGAATAATATTTCAAAATTAGATACAAATTCAAATCCAATAGAAAATATTCTCGATATCGATTTTCCCAATGCAGACATTGAAGATTTATGGGCGACTGTTGACGAAGAAAATTTTTATTTGAGTTATAAAATTTTGGGAGAATGGTCAAATTATTTCTATCATATTTTTATTGATATTGATGATAATGAAAACACTGGTTACAGATACCAAGATTCATCTCTAACCGGCGCTGAATACATGATTGAAAATGAAACATTATGGAAATATACTGGTCAAGGTGGTTCTGCTTGGAGCTGGAGTGCAGCTTTGGGAATGATAAAAAAAAATAATCCAAATCAATTAGAGTTAAGTATTCCTTTAAATTTAATTGATCCGGAAAATGTTAAAAACAATATTCGCATATTGCTTCAAAATAATGAAAGTGTTGAGCCGTATTCTTTATTAGATATTTCACCAAATAATTTTGCAAGCGAGTATTTCAAATTTGATTTGTCCGGAATTACAAAAATTGAAAAACAATTTTCGGAAATTCCCAAATTAATTCAGTTATTTCAAAACTATCCTAATCCTTTTAACTCAAGCACACAAATAACTTTTTCAATTCCACAAAATGGAAATGTTGAATTACGACTATTTAACAATCTTGGAGAATTAGTTAAAGTTATAGAGAAAGGATTTTTTGCGAAAGGTATTTATTCCAAATTTCTAAATTCCGAAAACTTAACATCCGGAGTTTATTTCTGTAAACTTGATTTTGAGAATAACTCAATTTCTAAAAAAATTATTCATCTTAAGTAG
- the lipA gene encoding lipoyl synthase produces the protein MKLNKHQREYKDNVEHEKAELGRRPDWLKVRLPSGDNYREVLSMMRRSKLNTVCEEAKCPNLAECWNSRTATYMILGDTCTRTCGFCDVKSGRPTFLDWDEPNRVVQSVIDLGLKHVVITSVNRDELKDGGAAIFSKTVELIREKASQCTVEILIPDFQGDEEAFEIIMQNPPDILNHNLETVQRLYHAVRPQANYQRSLNLIKWFKSKGLKTKSGIMVGIGEKTEEVLEIMKDLKNHNCDIMTIGQYLQPTKNHLPVDRYVTLEEFAMYKEEGKKLGFQAVESGPLVRSSYHAEKHVK, from the coding sequence ATGAAATTAAATAAGCATCAAAGAGAATACAAAGATAATGTTGAACATGAAAAAGCTGAATTGGGAAGAAGGCCGGATTGGTTAAAAGTGAGATTGCCTTCCGGTGATAATTATCGTGAAGTTCTTTCAATGATGCGAAGATCAAAACTCAACACTGTTTGCGAAGAAGCGAAATGTCCGAATTTAGCTGAATGTTGGAACAGTCGAACCGCAACATATATGATTTTGGGAGATACGTGTACAAGAACTTGCGGATTTTGTGATGTAAAATCTGGAAGACCAACTTTTTTAGATTGGGATGAACCAAACCGTGTTGTGCAATCTGTAATAGATTTAGGTTTAAAACACGTTGTAATTACTTCCGTAAATCGTGATGAATTAAAAGACGGCGGCGCAGCAATATTTTCTAAAACAGTTGAATTAATTAGAGAGAAAGCTTCTCAATGTACGGTTGAAATTTTAATTCCGGATTTTCAAGGCGATGAAGAAGCGTTTGAAATTATTATGCAAAATCCACCGGATATTTTAAATCATAATTTAGAAACTGTGCAGAGATTATATCACGCCGTAAGACCTCAAGCAAATTACCAGCGAAGTTTAAATTTGATAAAATGGTTTAAATCAAAAGGGTTAAAAACCAAAAGCGGAATTATGGTTGGAATTGGTGAAAAAACCGAAGAAGTTTTAGAAATAATGAAGGATTTGAAGAATCATAATTGTGATATAATGACAATTGGACAATATTTACAACCGACAAAAAATCATTTACCGGTTGATAGATATGTTACATTAGAAGAATTTGCAATGTATAAAGAAGAAGGTAAAAAATTAGGTTTTCAAGCAGTTGAATCCGGTCCGTTAGTTAGAAGCTCTTATCACGCAGAAAAACATGTAAAATAA
- a CDS encoding zf-TFIIB domain-containing protein: MFCPSCKNPMIVLEFEGIETDYCPNCEGIWLDSGELELFLEDSKDKQELLNSFKPAKEEKENKRRCPICNRKMGKTRVSDDKDIVLDECKNGHGLWFDKGEILEVIKEGSINKNNKIINVLEDMYKMKIEKVVSS, translated from the coding sequence ATGTTTTGCCCAAGCTGTAAAAATCCAATGATTGTTTTAGAATTTGAAGGAATTGAAACCGATTATTGCCCAAACTGTGAAGGCATTTGGTTAGATTCCGGCGAACTTGAATTATTTCTTGAAGATTCAAAAGATAAACAAGAACTGTTAAATTCTTTTAAACCAGCGAAAGAAGAAAAAGAAAATAAACGAAGATGCCCGATCTGCAACAGAAAAATGGGTAAAACAAGAGTTAGCGATGATAAAGATATTGTTCTCGATGAATGTAAAAATGGTCACGGATTATGGTTTGATAAGGGTGAAATCCTTGAAGTAATCAAAGAAGGTTCGATAAATAAAAACAATAAAATCATTAATGTTTTAGAAGATATGTATAAAATGAAAATTGAAAAAGTAGTTAGTAGTTAG
- a CDS encoding M48 family metalloprotease yields the protein MWELIQANRRKSIILFFAMGIILLLLGYFVGETFLGYGRGSFGILIAFVIWVVLSAISYFAGSSIILSISNAKEVTKEVHPQLFNIVEEMSIAANLPKIPKIFIVNEQAPNAFATGRKPEDSVVAVTAGLLSQLNRNELQGVIAHEISHIINRDVLFMTFAGIMLGIIVIISEVFTRGYFFGGGSLNRYKNKSSNGGNEQIILLLFSIIFMITAPFLAQLLYFAISRKREYLADASAVRLTRYPEGLANALEKLSLNRFNLNSANKATAGMYIVNPLKKTGMQIEDLSSTHPPISERIKILRGMMHGADFADYQTVYNKIKNNSEQIIPASGLKTKVDIPILSQIKNVTNIGKKEEQRKLGDIVMNVNGYNFYNCKCGVTIKVPPTFKGNSVKCPRCGEVNITN from the coding sequence ATGTGGGAATTAATCCAAGCAAATAGACGAAAGTCAATTATACTTTTTTTTGCAATGGGAATTATCCTTCTGCTTCTAGGATATTTTGTTGGAGAAACTTTTCTTGGTTATGGAAGAGGTTCATTTGGAATTTTAATTGCATTTGTAATTTGGGTAGTACTTTCGGCAATAAGTTATTTTGCGGGGAGTTCAATAATTCTTTCAATTAGCAATGCAAAAGAAGTTACAAAGGAAGTACATCCGCAACTATTTAATATTGTGGAAGAAATGTCTATAGCCGCAAATCTTCCAAAAATTCCTAAAATATTTATTGTAAATGAGCAAGCCCCTAACGCTTTTGCGACGGGAAGAAAACCCGAAGACAGCGTTGTTGCAGTAACTGCGGGATTGCTAAGCCAATTAAATAGAAACGAACTTCAAGGAGTAATTGCTCATGAAATTTCGCACATTATAAATAGAGATGTTTTATTTATGACATTTGCCGGAATTATGCTGGGCATAATTGTTATTATTTCAGAAGTTTTTACTCGTGGTTATTTTTTCGGCGGCGGCTCATTAAATAGATACAAAAATAAATCATCCAATGGTGGAAACGAGCAAATTATTCTTTTACTATTTTCTATAATATTTATGATAACCGCTCCGTTCTTAGCTCAACTTTTATATTTTGCAATTTCAAGAAAACGTGAATACCTTGCAGACGCAAGCGCAGTAAGGTTAACTCGTTATCCGGAAGGATTGGCAAATGCATTGGAAAAATTATCTCTAAACAGATTTAATTTAAATTCTGCTAATAAGGCAACAGCGGGAATGTATATTGTAAATCCACTTAAAAAAACTGGAATGCAGATTGAAGATTTGTCTTCCACACATCCGCCGATTTCTGAACGAATAAAAATATTACGCGGAATGATGCATGGTGCTGATTTTGCTGACTATCAAACGGTTTACAATAAAATTAAAAATAATTCAGAACAAATAATTCCAGCTTCCGGACTTAAAACAAAAGTAGATATTCCAATATTATCGCAAATAAAAAATGTTACAAATATTGGGAAGAAAGAAGAACAAAGAAAACTTGGTGATATTGTAATGAATGTAAATGGATATAATTTTTACAATTGCAAATGCGGAGTTACAATTAAAGTTCCCCCAACTTTTAAAGGAAATTCTGTAAAATGTCCAAGATGCGGGGAAGTTAATATTACAAATTAA
- a CDS encoding T9SS type A sorting domain-containing protein, which translates to MKKIFFTFVILLFLAFSATTNAQIKIDGVFFDWDTAHQLDIDTTAELTFENGDPDTPNPSNPSYFADLDVDDLYATDDADFVYIRIKMNSISNIMNIANDTSYHGGAAIAAYISVDPGDADTTGLTWGWWGSGYDYFVQVYPVDTVAEANTRYEQFIWEHKQTGTSWDFEVKDSLVGVKAAWNGSNNDVEMAIPKSLLLNPKHLANFTTPEKIEIMIYAGENLGPWRADYASMPGVAGYEFTLTEPGPITVDGVFFDWETTTQLDVAPNVEEMTFENGDPDTPNPSNTSYFADLDVEDVFATSDDNNVYVRVKMNSIANVMNIASDTSYHGGAAIAAYISVDPGEGDTTGLTWGWWGNGYDYFVQVYPADTTFQDSTGFAQAIWEHKQTGNSWDYEVASNTQGSNVAWNFSNNDVEFSIPKSILLNPKYLTNFVTPTEIAVMIYAGENLGPWRADYASETGVAGYKVKIDNTTDVKENEATQIPTEYTLMQNYPNPFNPTTNIQFSIPSSNFVKIKVYNLLGQEIATLVNQNLSAGNYTTNFSAENLASGIYVYSLEVGSNVISKKMLVMK; encoded by the coding sequence ATGAAAAAAATATTTTTTACTTTTGTGATACTTTTATTCTTAGCATTTAGTGCTACAACAAATGCACAAATAAAAATTGATGGGGTTTTCTTTGATTGGGATACTGCTCATCAATTGGATATTGATACAACTGCAGAATTAACATTTGAAAATGGTGATCCCGATACTCCGAATCCATCTAATCCTTCATACTTTGCTGATTTAGATGTTGATGACTTATATGCAACTGATGATGCGGATTTTGTTTACATCAGAATTAAAATGAATTCCATTTCGAATATTATGAATATTGCGAATGATACATCATATCATGGAGGTGCCGCAATAGCAGCTTACATTTCCGTTGATCCCGGAGATGCGGATACAACGGGATTGACTTGGGGATGGTGGGGAAGCGGATATGATTATTTTGTTCAAGTTTATCCCGTTGATACTGTTGCAGAAGCAAATACTCGCTATGAACAATTTATTTGGGAACATAAACAAACTGGCACTTCTTGGGATTTTGAAGTAAAAGATTCTCTTGTTGGAGTTAAGGCAGCTTGGAATGGTTCAAACAATGATGTTGAAATGGCAATTCCCAAATCACTACTTTTAAATCCTAAACATTTGGCTAATTTTACTACTCCGGAAAAAATTGAAATTATGATTTATGCTGGTGAAAATTTAGGACCTTGGCGTGCAGATTATGCTTCTATGCCGGGCGTTGCTGGTTATGAATTTACTCTTACTGAACCTGGACCGATTACTGTTGACGGTGTATTCTTCGATTGGGAAACGACAACACAATTAGATGTTGCTCCAAATGTTGAAGAAATGACTTTTGAAAACGGTGATCCGGATACTCCAAATCCATCAAATACTTCATACTTTGCAGATTTAGATGTTGAGGATGTTTTTGCAACTTCTGATGATAACAATGTATATGTTAGAGTAAAAATGAATTCAATTGCAAATGTAATGAATATAGCAAGCGATACTTCATATCATGGCGGAGCAGCAATTGCTGCTTACATTTCAGTTGATCCGGGTGAAGGAGATACAACTGGTTTAACTTGGGGATGGTGGGGAAATGGTTATGATTATTTTGTTCAAGTTTATCCCGCTGATACAACATTTCAAGATAGTACAGGTTTTGCTCAGGCAATTTGGGAACATAAACAAACCGGAAATTCTTGGGATTATGAAGTTGCAAGTAATACGCAAGGTTCAAATGTTGCTTGGAATTTTTCAAATAATGATGTTGAATTTTCTATTCCAAAATCAATTTTGCTAAATCCAAAATATTTAACAAATTTTGTTACACCTACGGAAATTGCCGTAATGATTTATGCTGGCGAAAATTTAGGTCCATGGCGTGCAGATTATGCTTCAGAAACCGGAGTTGCCGGTTATAAAGTCAAAATTGATAATACTACAGATGTTAAAGAAAATGAGGCAACTCAAATTCCAACTGAATATACTTTGATGCAAAATTATCCGAATCCATTTAATCCAACTACGAATATTCAATTTTCTATTCCATCTTCAAATTTTGTAAAAATAAAAGTTTATAATTTGTTAGGACAAGAAATTGCAACATTAGTAAATCAAAATCTTTCAGCAGGAAATTATACAACAAATTTCTCAGCCGAAAATTTGGCAAGCGGAATTTATGTTTATTCATTAGAAGTTGGATCAAATGTTATTTCTAAAAAAATGCTTGTAATGAAGTAA